The stretch of DNA CCGTCGACCTGATCGTGCTGGACCTGATGATGCCCGGCGACGACGGCCTGGTGCTGAGCCGCAACCTGCGCGCCAGCAAGCACAAGGCCATCCCGGTGATCATGCTGACCGCGCGCGACGACGCCACCGACCGCATCATCGGTTTGGAAATGGGCGCCGACGACTACATCACCAAGCCGTTCTCGCCGCGCGAGCTGCTGGCCCGCATCAATGCGGTCATCCGCCGCACGCGGATGCTGCCACCCAACCTGCAGGTCACCGAGGCCAGCCGCCTGCTCGAGTTCGGGCAGTGGCGCCTGGATACGACCGCGCGCCATCTGCTCGATCAGCAGGGCACCGCCGTCGCGCTCAGTGGCGCGGAGTTCCGACTGCTGCGCGTGTTCCTCGACCATCCGCAACGCGTGCTCAGCCGCGACCAGTTGCTGAGCCTGACCCAGGGCCGCGAGGCCGAGCTGTTCGACCGCTCGATCGACCTGCTG from Lysobacter arenosi encodes:
- a CDS encoding response regulator — protein: MDHVDHILVVDDDHDIREMVADYLRKNGFRTSLAADGREMRAILDTNAVDLIVLDLMMPGDDGLVLSRNLRASKHKAIPVIMLTARDDATDRIIGLEMGADDYITKPFSPRELLARINAVIRRTRMLPPNLQVTEASRLLEFGQWRLDTTARHLLDQQGTAVALSGAEFRLLRVFLDHPQRVLSRDQLLSLTQGREAELFDRSIDLLVSRLRQRLKDDPREPSYIKTVRSEGYVFSLPVTLLDEGA